Below is a window of Thunnus maccoyii chromosome 16, fThuMac1.1, whole genome shotgun sequence DNA.
TAGTTTTTACTTCCTCTCTGATCTATTGATCTATTGATCTGTTGATCTATTGATCTATTGATCTATTGATCTATTGATCTGTTATCGTTCGGTGTGATTGGAGGTGAATGAATCTGTTTGGGAGCCGGAAGAGAAACTGAGTGAAGATTCAACTCTTATTTAGATCACAAcgttctaaataaataacaatgtttaaattatCGTTGCGTTTATTGTTTCCTGATGAAGTTTATAGAGTCAGAAcagctgctaatgctaacagctgctaatgctaacagctgctaatgctaacagctgctaatgctaacagctgctaatgctaacagctCATCActactgatgtttttattgtcagtgatgatgatgatgatgatgatgatgatctctGGTGTGTTTGCAGGATCCGTGTCCTCTGTGCGATGAAGCTAAAGAAGCTCTGCAGCCGCTCAGACATCGAGTGAGTCATTTAAAGCTTCTATATGCAGAATTACTGCCAGTGAGTCAACAGGAAGTACAAATGACCAGCATAAcgacacaacacaacaaaacggTGTTATCCGAccagaaacaccctgcagatattatattattatttaatatatatatatataattattataatatatattattattattattatatatttatagctCTGCAGCTAATgagacagctagctgcctccatcaaccgcgacacatttcacaacaaaacactcccgaacacacacagctaaaacaacaacaagctccGGAGCGACAGCAGAACATAGTTTAccttttatttttgctgttggTGTCCAAAGGTCATAAtaatcacacatttcacaacaaaagcacagcctgttgctgctgcagctcactgAGTCTGCCGGTGTTTCATTAACACGGTTGGTGGTTTGTGAGTTCAGGTGGACGAGCTGAAGCAGGACAGGTGATAAACTGAAGTTTTCTGAGTATTCAGTGATATTTTATGTCTCTagtttgataaaataatcacatgaacacaaacgactgtgtgtctgtctgtcagtttgtctTCCAGCAGGTGGACATCAGCCGTCCGGAGAACAGAAGCTGGTTCGACAGGTACAGATGGGACATACCTGTTTTCCACCTGAACGGACAGTTTGTGATGAAACACCGAGTGGACGTCGCCCTGCTGGACAAACTGCTGCAAGACGCCGAGACACAGAAGACATGACGACGCTCAGTTTACACCTGGATAATAactaataatcaataaataacgGTCAATAAATctgtctctactgtgttttcttttggccttatcaatgaaaatgttcaaatattcaaacggtgtgatgtcacagcaggaagtgctgaatataaaacataagacatgacaaacaaagaagaaaactctgatgacagtttgttgttgtaatgacagagaaaaaccttgtatcaatcaatcaatcaatcaatcaatttttatttatatagcatcaattcacaacaaaagtcatctcagggctcTTTCCACATcgagcaggtcaagaccgacAGCGGTGAGGAACCTTTAACTGTGATGTCACTACAGACTGGAGGCTTTTTATCAGCTGCTGATTGGTTAAACCCGACGCCGGGTGTCTCAGTTGAGACGGGTCAGTCACCTGATCCCGTGAGCTCATCAATATTTCAGCTCCTGCCGGTTCAGTGTCTCTGGCTGTCGGCCAATCACAGCCTTCCTCCACCTTTGTGACCAGGAAGTGCTGTGAGGTAGTGCAGAGTGTGttggttgtcatggagacagtCAGCTGTGCATT
It encodes the following:
- the c16h5orf63 gene encoding glutaredoxin-like protein C5orf63 homolog; this encodes MFLFSRRAALQLHRRYHGNTLPTLTLFTKDPCPLCDEAKEALQPLRHRFVFQQVDISRPENRSWFDRYRWDIPVFHLNGQFVMKHRVDVALLDKLLQDAETQKT